Proteins encoded in a region of the Nitrospira sp. genome:
- a CDS encoding NAD-dependent epimerase/dehydratase family protein: protein MKVFVAGSTGAIGRILVPKLVEDGHEVVALVRNDRKAQALLTVGAKVAVADALNKVELTAAIRKAEPEVIIHQLTALPHVGNFKKLDEEFVLTNRFRTEVTDTLLETARLVGARRFIAQSFCGWPFAREGGPVKTEQDPLDPNPPTSFVKTLAAIRYLEDTVGKAVDLQAFALRYGLFYGPGTGIAKNGPVIRLVRKRMMPIVGNGAGIWSFIHIYDAARATVAAISSGSPGIYNVVDNEPAPITTSLPALADAVGAKPPFRVPVWLGRLAIGEGGVDDDADPWWIKRKGET from the coding sequence ATGAAGGTATTTGTCGCGGGCAGTACTGGAGCCATCGGGAGGATCCTTGTGCCGAAACTGGTTGAGGATGGGCATGAGGTGGTCGCGCTCGTTCGTAACGACCGGAAGGCTCAAGCGCTCCTGACCGTGGGGGCAAAGGTCGCCGTGGCCGACGCGCTCAATAAGGTGGAGTTAACGGCGGCCATCAGGAAGGCCGAGCCGGAAGTAATCATTCATCAGCTAACGGCCCTCCCCCATGTCGGCAACTTTAAGAAGCTTGACGAGGAGTTTGTGCTGACCAATCGCTTCCGTACCGAAGTCACGGACACCTTGCTTGAAACAGCGCGTCTGGTGGGAGCGCGCCGGTTTATCGCACAGAGCTTCTGCGGATGGCCCTTCGCGCGTGAAGGTGGACCGGTCAAGACCGAACAGGACCCGCTTGATCCGAACCCGCCTACGAGCTTCGTCAAGACCTTGGCAGCGATCCGGTACCTGGAAGATACGGTCGGAAAGGCCGTGGACCTTCAGGCGTTCGCCTTGCGCTACGGACTCTTCTACGGACCAGGCACCGGGATTGCGAAAAATGGACCAGTTATCAGACTCGTCCGCAAGCGAATGATGCCGATCGTCGGCAACGGGGCCGGTATCTGGTCATTCATCCACATTTACGATGCAGCGCGCGCGACGGTCGCCGCCATTTCGAGCGGTAGTCCAGGGATCTACAACGTGGTGGACAACGAGCCGGCTCCTATCACAACGTCGCTTCCTGCGCTTGCCGACGCCGTCGGTGCGAAACCGCCCTTTCGAGTGCCGGTTTGGCTCGGCAGACTAGCCATCGGCGAGGGCGGTGTCGATGATGACGCAGATCCGTGGTGGATCAAACGCAAAGGCGAAACGTGA